The Fusobacterium necrophorum subsp. necrophorum genome has a window encoding:
- a CDS encoding leukotoxin LktA family filamentous adhesin, which produces MSGIKNNVQRTRKRISDSKKVLMILGLLINTMTVRANDTITATENFGTKIEKKDNVYDITTNKIQGENAFNSFNRFALTENNIANLYFGEKNSTGVNNLFNFVNGKIEVDGIINGIRENKIGGNLYFLSSEGMAVGKNGVINAGSFHSIIPKQDDFKKALEEAKHGKVFNGIIPVDGKVKIPLNPNGSITVEGKINAVEGIGLYAADIRLKDTAILKTGITDFKNLVNISDRINSGLTGDLKATKTKSGDIILSAHIDSPQKAMGKNSTVGKRIEEYVKGNTKANIESDAVLEADGNIKISAKATNGRFIKKEGEKETYNTPLSLSDVEASVRVNKGKVIGKNVDITAEAKNFYDATLVTKLAKHSFSFVTGSISPINLNGFLGLLTSKSSVVIGKDAKVEATEGKANIHSYSGVRATMGAATSPLKITNLYLEKANGKLPSIGAGYISAKSNSNVTIEGEVKSKGRADITSKSENTIDASVSVGTMRDSNKVALSVLVTEGENKSSVKIAKGAKVESETDDVNVRSEAINSIRAAVKGGLGDSGNGVVAANISNYNASSRIDVDGYLHAKKRLNVEAHNITKNSVLQTGSDLGTSKFMNDHVYESGHLKSILDAIKQRFGGDSVNEEIKNKLTDLFSVGVSATIANHNNSASVAIGESGRLSSGVEGSNVRALNEAQNLRATTSSGSVAVRKEEKKKLIGNAAVFYGNYKNNASVTIADHAELVSEGKIDINSENKIEYKNPSKMAKSVIDKLELLKRAFGKETKTPEYDPKDIESIEKLLNAFSEKLDGKPELLLNGERMTIILPDGTSKTGTAIEIANYVQGEMKKLEEKLPKGFKAFSEGLSGLIKETLNFTGVGNYANFHTFTSSGANGERDVSSVGGAVSWVEQENYSKVSVGKGAKLAAKKDLNIKAINKAETVNLVGNIGLARSSTSGSAVGGRLNVQRSKNSAIVEAKEKAELSGENINADALNRLFHVAGSFNGGSGGNAINGMGSYSGGISKARVSIDDEAYLKANKKIALNSKNDTSVWNAAGSAGIGTKNAAVGVAVAVNDYDISNKASIEDNDEGQSKYDKNKDEVTVTAESLEVDAKTTGTINSISVAGGINKVGSKPSEEKPKSEERPEGFFGKIGNKVDSVKNKITDSMDSLTEKITNYISEGVKKAGNLPSNVSHTPDKGPSFSLGASGSVSFNNIKKETSAVVDGVKINLKGANKKVEVTSSDSTFVGAWGGSAALQWNHIGSGNSNISAGLAGAAAVNNIQSKTSALVKNSDIRNANKFKVNALSGGTQVAAGAGLEAVKESGGQGKSYLLGTSASINLVNNEVSAKSENNTVAGESESQKMDVDVTAYQADTQVTGALNLQAGKSNGTVGATVTVAKLNNKVNASISGGRYTNVNRADAKALLATTQVTAAVTTGGTISSGAGLGNYQGAVSVNKIDNDVEASVDKSSIEGANEINVIAKDVKGSSDLAKEYQALLNGKDKKYLEDRGINTTGNGYYTKEQLEKAKKKEGAVIVNAALSVAGTDKSAGGVAIAVNTVKNKFKAELSGSNKEAGEDKIHAKHVNVEAKSSTVVVNAASGLAISKDAFSGMGSGAWQDLSNDTIAKVDKGRISADSLNVNANNSILGVNVAGTIAGSLSTAVGAAFANNTLHNKTSALITGTKVNPFSGKNTKVNVQALNDSHITNVSAGGAASIKQAGIGGMVSVNRGSDETEALVSDSEFEGVSSFNVDAKDQKTINTIAGNANGGKAAGVGATVAHTNIGKQSVIAIVKNSKITTANDQDRKNINVTAKDYTMTNTIAVGVGGAKGASVQGASASTTLNKTVSSHVDQTDIDKDLEEENNGNKEKANVNVLAENTSQVVTNATVLSGASGQAAVGAGVAVNKITQNTSAHIKNSTQNVRNALVKSKSHSSIKTIGIGAGVGAGGAGVTGSVAVNKIVNNTIAELNHAKITAKGNVGVITESDAVIANYAGTVSGGARAAIGASTSVNEITGSTKAYVKDSTVIAKEETDDYITTQGQVDKVVDKVFKNLNINEDLSQKRKISNKKGFVTNSSATHTLKSLLANAAGSGQAGVAGTVNINKVYGETEALVENSILNAKHYSVKSGDYTNSIGVVGSVGVGGNVGVGASSDTNIIKRNTKTRVGKTTMSDEGFGEEAEITADSKQGISSFGVGVAAAGVGAGVAGTVSVNQFAGKTEVDVEEAKILVKKAEITAKRYSSVAIGNAAVGVAAKGAGIGAAVAVTKDESNTRARVKNSKIMTRNKLDVIAENEIKSGTGIGSAGAGILAAGVSGVVSVNNIANKVETDIDHSTLHSSTDVNVKALNKISNSLTAGGGAAGLAAVTGVVSVNTINSSVIARVHNNSDLTSVREKVNVTAKEEKNIKQTAANAGIGGAAIGANVLVNNFGTAVEDRKNSEGKGTEVLKTLDEVNKEQDKKVNDATKKILQSAGISTEDTSVKADRGDTQGEGIKAIVKTSDIIGKNVDITTEDKNNITSTGGLGTAGLASASGTVAVTNIKRNSGVTVENSFVKAAEKVNVRSDITGNVALTAYQGSVGALGIGAAYAELNSNGRSNISIKNSKLLGKNIDVIVKDKSELRAEAKGLTVGAVAAGAIISKAKNEMNSEVEIEKSIFNEENRVTSPSKGIGREINVKVEKENRVTAESQGASVGAVAGAGIISEAKDAGSSYLKVSTKSGRSIFHADNVNMEATHKMKVTAVSKAVTGSVLGGVGVTKAEATAAGKTMVEVEEGNLFRTNRLNAISKVEGLDEDKVTAKSSVVSGNGGGIAGAGVNTSTAQSNTESVVRLRKQDYENNDYTKKYISEVNALALNDTKNEANIESLAVAGVHAQGTNKAFTRSNKLTSTTVNGGNVSQLRAKALAKNENYGNVKGTGGALVGAETAAVENYTKSTTGALVAGNWEIGDKLETIARDNTIVRVNGDGTKGGLVGKNGISVKNTISGETKSSIEDKARIVGTGSVNVDALNELDVDLQGKSGGYGGIGIGNVDVNNVIKKNVEAKIGRHAIVETTGKQEYQAFTRAKVNILGKGDAAAAAAISNVHISNEMDIKNLAKQYASSQLITKNSKNNITLASSSESNVNVHGVAEARGAGAKATVSVKNQINRTNNVDLAGKIKTEGNINVYAGYDKNYNISKTNSKAIADAKSHAAAASATATVEKNEVKFNNAIREFKNNLARLEGKANKKTSVGSNQVDWYTDKYTWHSSEKAYKKLTYQSKRGEKGKK; this is translated from the coding sequence ATGAGCGGCATCAAAAATAACGTTCAGAGGACAAGGAAGAGGATATCAGATTCTAAAAAAGTTTTAATGATTTTGGGATTGTTGATTAACACTATGACGGTGAGGGCTAATGATACAATCACCGCGACTGAGAATTTTGGAACAAAAATAGAAAAAAAGGATAATGTTTATGACATTACTACAAACAAGATTCAAGGGGAGAACGCTTTTAACAGTTTTAATAGATTTGCTTTAACAGAAAATAATATAGCAAATCTATATTTTGGGGAAAAGAATAGTACGGGGGTAAATAATCTTTTTAACTTTGTCAATGGAAAAATTGAAGTAGATGGGATTATCAACGGAATTCGAGAAAATAAAATTGGAGGAAATTTATATTTCTTAAGCTCGGAAGGGATGGCAGTAGGAAAAAATGGAGTTATCAATGCTGGTTCTTTTCATTCTATTATTCCAAAACAAGATGATTTTAAGAAGGCTTTGGAAGAAGCCAAACATGGTAAAGTTTTTAATGGAATCATTCCAGTAGATGGAAAAGTAAAAATTCCATTGAATCCGAATGGAAGCATTACGGTAGAAGGAAAAATCAATGCTGTTGAAGGCATCGGTTTATATGCGGCGGATATTAGATTGAAAGATACTGCAATACTAAAGACAGGAATTACAGATTTTAAAAATTTAGTCAATATTAGTGATCGAATAAATTCTGGTCTGACCGGAGATTTAAAAGCTACCAAGACAAAATCTGGAGATATTATTCTTTCAGCTCACATAGATTCTCCTCAAAAAGCTATGGGAAAAAATTCAACTGTTGGAAAGAGAATAGAAGAATATGTAAAAGGAAATACCAAAGCAAATATTGAATCTGATGCTGTATTGGAAGCAGATGGAAATATAAAAATTAGTGCGAAAGCTACAAATGGGAGATTTATAAAGAAAGAAGGGGAAAAAGAAACTTATAACACTCCTTTAAGTTTATCAGATGTGGAAGCTTCCGTAAGAGTAAATAAAGGAAAAGTCATAGGAAAGAATGTTGACATTACAGCTGAAGCAAAGAATTTCTATGATGCAACTTTAGTTACTAAGCTTGCAAAGCACTCTTTTAGCTTTGTTACAGGTTCTATTTCTCCTATCAATTTAAATGGATTTTTAGGTTTATTGACAAGTAAGTCCAGTGTCGTTATTGGAAAAGATGCCAAAGTCGAAGCAACAGAAGGAAAGGCAAATATTCATTCTTACAGTGGAGTAAGAGCAACTATGGGAGCAGCTACTTCTCCATTAAAAATTACCAATTTATATTTGGAGAAAGCCAATGGAAAACTTCCTAGTATCGGAGCGGGATATATTTCTGCAAAAAGTAATTCCAATGTAACTATTGAAGGAGAAGTAAAATCGAAGGGAAGAGCAGATATTACTTCAAAATCTGAAAATACTATTGATGCTTCTGTTTCTGTTGGAACGATGAGAGATTCCAATAAAGTAGCTCTTTCAGTATTGGTGACGGAAGGAGAAAATAAATCTTCCGTCAAGATTGCTAAAGGAGCAAAAGTAGAATCAGAAACGGATGATGTAAATGTGAGAAGTGAAGCGATTAATTCCATTCGAGCTGCTGTAAAAGGTGGATTGGGGGATAGTGGTAATGGGGTTGTGGCTGCAAATATTTCTAACTATAATGCTTCCTCCCGTATAGATGTAGATGGATATCTACATGCCAAGAAGCGACTAAATGTGGAGGCTCATAACATTACTAAAAATAGTGTTCTGCAAACAGGATCTGATTTGGGAACTTCCAAGTTTATGAATGATCACGTTTATGAATCAGGTCATCTAAAATCAATTTTAGATGCAATAAAACAGCGGTTTGGAGGAGACAGTGTCAATGAGGAAATAAAGAATAAGCTAACAGACTTATTTAGTGTCGGTGTGTCTGCAACCATAGCAAATCATAATAATTCTGCTTCTGTGGCAATAGGAGAGAGTGGAAGACTTTCTTCAGGAGTGGAAGGGAGTAATGTAAGGGCATTAAATGAAGCTCAAAATCTTCGAGCGACTACGTCAAGTGGAAGTGTGGCTGTACGAAAGGAAGAAAAAAAGAAACTTATTGGAAATGCAGCAGTTTTTTATGGAAACTATAAAAATAATGCTTCTGTGACAATTGCCGATCATGCTGAATTGGTATCGGAAGGAAAAATTGATATCAACAGTGAAAATAAAATTGAATATAAAAATCCTTCAAAAATGGCAAAGTCTGTTATTGATAAATTAGAACTTTTAAAGAGAGCTTTTGGAAAAGAAACGAAAACTCCAGAATATGATCCGAAAGATATTGAATCTATTGAAAAATTATTGAATGCATTTTCAGAAAAATTGGATGGAAAACCGGAGCTTTTACTAAATGGTGAAAGAATGACAATTATTCTTCCGGATGGAACTTCAAAAACAGGAACTGCTATAGAAATTGCAAACTATGTTCAGGGAGAAATGAAAAAATTAGAGGAAAAATTACCGAAAGGATTTAAAGCTTTTTCAGAAGGATTGAGTGGACTGATTAAAGAAACTTTGAATTTTACAGGAGTAGGAAATTATGCAAATTTTCACACTTTTACCTCTTCCGGAGCTAATGGAGAAAGAGATGTTTCTTCTGTGGGAGGAGCTGTTTCGTGGGTAGAACAGGAGAATTATAGCAAGGTATCCGTTGGAAAAGGAGCTAAACTTGCTGCAAAAAAAGATTTAAATATAAAAGCTATCAATAAAGCAGAAACAGTGAATTTAGTTGGAAATATTGGACTTGCGAGAAGCAGTACATCCGGAAGTGCAGTCGGAGGAAGATTAAATGTTCAAAGATCGAAAAATTCAGCTATCGTAGAAGCTAAAGAAAAAGCTGAATTATCAGGAGAAAATATTAATGCAGATGCATTGAACAGACTTTTTCATGTAGCGGGATCTTTTAATGGTGGCTCAGGTGGGAATGCAATCAATGGAATGGGAAGTTATAGTGGAGGTATCAGTAAGGCAAGAGTTTCCATTGATGACGAAGCATATTTGAAAGCTAATAAAAAAATTGCTTTAAACAGTAAGAATGATACTTCTGTTTGGAATGCTGCCGGTTCAGCGGGAATCGGAACGAAAAATGCGGCGGTCGGGGTTGCTGTTGCGGTAAATGATTATGATATTTCAAACAAAGCTTCCATTGAAGATAATGACGAAGGACAAAGTAAATATGATAAGAATAAAGATGAAGTAACAGTAACTGCGGAATCTTTAGAAGTAGATGCAAAAACGACCGGAACAATCAACAGTATTTCTGTTGCCGGAGGAATTAATAAGGTTGGAAGTAAACCGAGTGAAGAAAAACCGAAATCAGAAGAAAGACCAGAGGGATTTTTTGGCAAAATCGGAAACAAAGTGGACTCTGTAAAAAATAAAATTACGGATAGTATGGATTCATTAACAGAAAAAATTACAAATTACATTTCTGAAGGAGTAAAAAAAGCGGGGAATCTTCCTTCGAACGTTTCTCATACTCCCGATAAAGGACCGTCTTTCAGTTTGGGAGCTTCTGGAAGTGTTTCTTTCAATAATATTAAAAAGGAAACATCTGCTGTCGTAGATGGAGTAAAGATAAATTTGAAGGGAGCAAATAAAAAGGTAGAGGTGACTTCTTCTGATTCTACTTTTGTTGGAGCATGGGGCGGATCTGCTGCACTTCAGTGGAATCATATTGGAAGTGGAAATAGCAACATCAGTGCTGGTTTAGCTGGAGCGGCTGCTGTAAATAATATTCAAAGTAAAACAAGTGCTTTGGTTAAAAATAGTGATATTCGAAATGCCAATAAATTTAAAGTAAATGCTTTGAGTGGAGGAACTCAAGTAGCAGCAGGAGCAGGTTTGGAAGCAGTTAAAGAAAGTGGAGGACAAGGAAAAAGTTATCTATTGGGAACTTCTGCTTCTATCAACTTAGTGAACAATGAAGTTTCTGCAAAATCAGAAAATAATACAGTAGCAGGAGAATCTGAAAGCCAAAAAATGGATGTTGATGTCACTGCTTATCAAGCGGACACCCAAGTGACAGGAGCTTTAAATTTACAAGCTGGAAAGTCAAATGGAACTGTAGGGGCTACTGTGACTGTTGCCAAATTAAACAACAAAGTAAATGCTTCTATTAGTGGTGGGAGATATACTAACGTTAATCGAGCGGACGCAAAAGCTCTTTTAGCAACCACTCAAGTGACTGCTGCAGTGACGACGGGAGGGACAATTAGTTCTGGAGCGGGATTAGGAAATTATCAAGGGGCTGTTTCTGTCAATAAGATTGACAATGACGTGGAAGCTAGCGTTGATAAATCTTCCATCGAAGGAGCTAATGAAATCAATGTCATTGCCAAAGATGTCAAAGGAAGTTCTGATCTAGCAAAAGAATATCAGGCTTTACTAAATGGAAAAGATAAAAAATATTTAGAAGATCGTGGTATTAATACGACTGGAAATGGTTATTATACGAAGGAACAACTAGAAAAAGCAAAGAAAAAAGAAGGAGCGGTCATTGTAAATGCTGCTTTATCGGTTGCTGGAACGGATAAATCCGCTGGAGGAGTAGCTATTGCAGTCAATACTGTTAAAAATAAATTTAAAGCAGAATTGAGTGGAAGCAATAAGGAAGCCGGAGAGGATAAAATTCATGCGAAACATGTAAATGTGGAGGCAAAATCATCTACTGTTGTTGTGAATGCGGCTTCTGGACTTGCTATCAGCAAAGATGCTTTTTCAGGAATGGGATCTGGAGCATGGCAAGACTTATCAAATGACACGATTGCAAAGGTGGATAAAGGAAGAATTTCTGCTGATTCCTTAAATGTGAACGCAAATAATTCCATTCTTGGGGTGAATGTTGCGGGAACCATTGCCGGTTCTCTTTCTACGGCGGTAGGAGCTGCTTTTGCGAATAATACTCTTCATAATAAAACCTCTGCTTTGATTACAGGAACGAAGGTAAATCCTTTTAGTGGAAAGAATACAAAAGTCAATGTACAAGCTTTGAATGATTCTCATATTACAAACGTTTCTGCTGGAGGCGCTGCAAGTATTAAGCAGGCTGGAATCGGAGGAATGGTATCTGTCAATCGTGGTTCTGATGAAACGGAAGCTTTAGTTAGTGATTCTGAGTTTGAAGGAGTAAGTTCTTTCAATGTAGATGCAAAAGATCAAAAAACAATAAATACAATTGCCGGAAATGCAAATGGAGGAAAAGCGGCTGGAGTTGGAGCAACAGTTGCTCATACAAATATTGGAAAACAATCAGTTATAGCTATTGTAAAAAACAGTAAAATTACAACGGCGAATGATCAAGATAGAAAAAATATCAATGTGACTGCAAAAGATTATACTATGACTAATACTATAGCAGTCGGAGTTGGAGGAGCAAAAGGAGCCTCTGTGCAAGGAGCTTCTGCAAGTACTACCTTGAATAAGACAGTTTCTTCTCATGTTGATCAAACTGATATTGACAAAGATTTAGAGGAAGAAAATAATGGAAATAAGGAAAAGGCAAATGTTAATGTTCTAGCTGAAAATACGAGTCAAGTGGTCACAAATGCGACAGTGCTTTCCGGAGCAAGTGGACAAGCTGCAGTAGGAGCTGGAGTAGCAGTTAATAAAATTACACAAAATACTTCTGCACATATAAAAAATAGTACTCAAAATGTACGAAATGCTTTGGTAAAAAGCAAATCTCATTCATCTATTAAAACAATTGGAATTGGAGCTGGAGTTGGAGCTGGAGGAGCTGGAGTGACAGGTTCTGTAGCAGTGAATAAGATTGTAAATAATACGATAGCAGAATTAAATCATGCAAAAATCACTGCGAAGGGAAATGTCGGAGTTATTACAGAGTCTGATGCGGTAATTGCTAATTATGCAGGAACAGTGTCTGGAGGGGCCCGTGCAGCAATAGGAGCCTCAACCAGTGTGAATGAAATTACAGGATCTACAAAAGCATATGTAAAAGATTCTACAGTGATTGCTAAAGAAGAAACAGATGATTATATTACTACTCAAGGGCAAGTAGATAAAGTGGTAGATAAAGTATTCAAAAATCTTAATATTAACGAAGACTTATCACAAAAAAGAAAAATAAGTAATAAAAAAGGATTTGTTACCAATAGTTCAGCTACTCATACTTTAAAATCTTTATTGGCAAATGCCGCTGGTTCAGGACAAGCCGGAGTGGCAGGAACTGTTAATATCAACAAGGTTTATGGAGAAACAGAAGCTCTTGTAGAAAATTCTATATTAAATGCAAAACATTATTCTGTAAAATCAGGAGATTACACGAATTCAATCGGAGTAGTAGGTTCTGTTGGTGTTGGTGGAAATGTAGGAGTAGGAGCTTCTTCTGATACCAATATTATAAAAAGAAATACCAAGACAAGAGTTGGAAAAACTACAATGTCTGATGAAGGTTTCGGAGAAGAAGCTGAAATTACAGCAGATTCTAAGCAAGGAATTTCCTCTTTTGGAGTCGGAGTCGCAGCAGCCGGGGTAGGAGCCGGAGTGGCAGGAACCGTTTCCGTAAATCAATTTGCAGGAAAGACGGAAGTAGATGTGGAAGAAGCAAAGATTTTGGTAAAAAAAGCTGAGATTACAGCAAAACGTTATAGTTCTGTTGCAATTGGAAATGCCGCAGTCGGAGTGGCTGCAAAAGGAGCTGGAATTGGAGCAGCAGTGGCAGTTACCAAAGATGAATCAAACACGAGAGCAAGAGTGAAAAATTCTAAAATTATGACTCGAAACAAGTTAGATGTAATAGCAGAAAATGAGATAAAATCAGGTACTGGAATCGGTTCAGCCGGAGCTGGAATTCTTGCAGCCGGAGTATCTGGAGTTGTTTCTGTCAATAATATTGCAAATAAGGTAGAAACAGATATCGATCATAGTACTTTACACTCTTCTACTGATGTAAATGTAAAAGCTCTTAATAAAATTTCGAATTCCTTGACAGCCGGTGGAGGAGCCGCAGGTCTTGCAGCAGTTACCGGAGTGGTTTCTGTTAACACTATAAATAGTTCTGTGATAGCTCGAGTTCACAATAACTCTGATTTGACTTCCGTACGAGAAAAAGTAAATGTAACGGCAAAAGAGGAAAAAAATATTAAGCAAACAGCAGCAAATGCAGGAATCGGAGGAGCAGCAATCGGAGCCAATGTCTTGGTAAATAATTTTGGAACAGCTGTAGAAGATAGAAAAAATTCTGAAGGAAAAGGAACAGAAGTTTTAAAAACTTTAGACGAAGTTAACAAAGAACAAGATAAAAAAGTAAATGATGCTACGAAAAAAATCTTACAATCAGCAGGTATTTCTACAGAAGATACTTCTGTAAAAGCGGATAGAGGAGATACTCAGGGAGAAGGAATTAAAGCCATTGTGAAGACTTCTGATATTATTGGAAAAAATGTAGATATTACAACAGAGGACAAGAATAATATCACTTCTACTGGTGGTTTGGGAACTGCAGGTCTTGCTTCCGCATCAGGAACAGTGGCAGTTACAAATATTAAAAGAAATTCCGGAGTTACTGTTGAAAATTCTTTTGTGAAAGCAGCTGAAAAAGTAAATGTTAGATCGGATATTACAGGAAATGTTGCTTTAACAGCATATCAAGGTTCTGTAGGAGCATTGGGAATAGGAGCTGCCTATGCAGAATTAAATTCTAATGGAAGATCAAATATCAGTATTAAAAATTCTAAGCTATTAGGAAAAAATATTGATGTTATTGTAAAAGATAAATCGGAATTGAGAGCGGAAGCAAAAGGATTAACCGTAGGAGCGGTAGCTGCCGGAGCCATTATCTCAAAAGCAAAGAATGAAATGAATTCAGAGGTTGAAATTGAGAAGAGTATTTTCAATGAAGAAAATAGAGTAACTAGCCCTTCTAAAGGAATTGGAAGAGAAATCAATGTCAAAGTGGAAAAAGAAAACAGAGTGACTGCTGAATCTCAAGGAGCTTCTGTAGGAGCAGTAGCAGGGGCAGGAATTATTTCCGAAGCAAAAGATGCCGGAAGCTCTTATTTGAAAGTTAGTACAAAATCCGGAAGAAGTATTTTTCATGCAGATAATGTGAATATGGAAGCAACACATAAAATGAAAGTAACAGCAGTTTCTAAAGCAGTAACAGGTTCTGTATTGGGAGGAGTTGGAGTCACCAAGGCAGAAGCTACTGCTGCAGGTAAAACTATGGTAGAAGTTGAGGAAGGAAATTTGTTCAGAACAAATCGATTGAATGCAATTTCTAAAGTAGAAGGTTTGGATGAAGATAAAGTAACTGCTAAATCTTCTGTAGTATCAGGAAATGGAGGAGGAATTGCCGGAGCAGGAGTGAATACTTCTACAGCACAAAGTAATACTGAATCCGTAGTTCGTTTACGAAAGCAAGATTATGAAAATAATGATTACACAAAAAAATATATTTCAGAAGTCAATGCTCTTGCTTTAAATGATACAAAGAATGAAGCGAATATAGAATCTTTAGCGGTAGCCGGTGTGCATGCACAAGGAACAAACAAAGCATTTACGAGATCAAACAAGTTAACTTCTACAACTGTAAATGGAGGAAACGTATCTCAACTTCGTGCAAAAGCTTTGGCTAAAAATGAAAATTATGGAAATGTAAAAGGAACTGGAGGAGCCTTAGTCGGAGCGGAAACAGCAGCCGTTGAAAATTATACAAAGAGTACTACAGGAGCATTGGTTGCAGGAAATTGGGAAATTGGAGATAAATTAGAAACGATTGCAAGAGATAATACGATTGTAAGAGTCAACGGAGACGGAACCAAAGGAGGTCTTGTCGGAAAGAATGGTATTTCTGTGAAAAATACAATTTCAGGGGAAACAAAATCATCCATTGAAGATAAAGCCAGAATTGTTGGAACCGGAAGTGTAAATGTAGATGCTTTGAATGAACTTGATGTAGATCTACAAGGAAAAAGTGGTGGCTATGGTGGAATTGGTATTGGAAATGTTGATGTAAATAATGTGATTAAGAAAAATGTAGAAGCCAAAATCGGAAGACATGCTATTGTAGAAACTACTGGAAAACAAGAATATCAAGCATTTACAAGAGCAAAAGTAAATATTCTTGGAAAAGGAGACGCTGCAGCTGCAGCTGCAATATCGAATGTACACATTTCCAATGAGATGGATATTAAAAATTTGGCAAAGCAGTATGCATCTTCTCAATTAATAACCAAAAATTCAAAAAATAATATTACTTTAGCATCAAGTAGTGAATCGAATGTGAATGTTCATGGGGTGGCTGAAGCAAGAGGTGCAGGAGCCAAAGCGACAGTTAGTGTAAAGAATCAAATAAATAGAACTAATAATGTTGATTTAGCAGGAAAAATTAAAACAGAGGGAAACATCAATGTATATGCCGGATATGATAAAAATTATAATATAAGTAAGACAAATTCTAAGGCTATTGCGGATGCCAAAAGTCATGCTGCAGCTGCTTCGGCAACTGCCACTGTTGAAAAAAATGAAGTAAAATTTAATAATGCGATCCGAGAATTTAAAAATAATCTGGCAAGATTGGAAGGGAAAGCTAATAAAAAAACGTCGGTAGGATCTAATCAGGTAGACTGGTATACGGATAAATATACATGGCATTCTTCTGAAAAAGCATACAAAAAATTGACATATCAATCAAAGAGAGGAGAAAAAGGGAAAAAATGA
- a CDS encoding YbjN domain-containing protein produces the protein MNLRESKFSEFLKNSNITCFEREEVKDELETVVYRSFMEVEGQNLPMVIVMDNSIYTNIRVQIAPKVIKDTNKEAVLSYINELNREYKVFKYYVTEDADVCLDSCVTSIAEEFNPEMVYTILNVILEHITKHYSTFMKKIWSEEK, from the coding sequence ATGAATTTAAGAGAGAGTAAATTTAGTGAGTTTTTAAAAAATTCAAACATAACTTGTTTTGAAAGAGAAGAAGTGAAAGATGAGTTAGAAACAGTTGTATATCGAAGTTTTATGGAAGTAGAGGGACAAAATTTACCTATGGTAATTGTGATGGATAACAGTATTTATACGAATATCCGAGTGCAAATTGCTCCAAAAGTCATAAAAGATACTAATAAAGAAGCGGTACTTTCCTATATCAATGAATTGAACCGAGAATACAAAGTATTTAAATATTATGTGACAGAGGATGCAGATGTTTGTTTAGATAGTTGTGTAACCTCCATTGCAGAAGAATTTAATCCAGAAATGGTTTACACTATTTTAAATGTGATCTTGGAGCATATTACAAAACATTATTCTACTTTCATGAAAAAAATCTGGTCAGAAGAAAAATAA